The following proteins come from a genomic window of Methanosarcina sp. MTP4:
- a CDS encoding DUF116 domain-containing protein: MYNLIGKVLFFTIIFSVFISSTALMVSRVSLNRHVWLAGFFANVLDFFYLPLRHLFVKFSDSRILDKWMASLKNMAHKSAFAKTSKRIILAPHCMRALDCPAHSTREGIQCKSCGKCVFTRLKKDSETNGYKLFILTGSSFVKRILQMEKADGVLLIACDYELNKVMRALKGKKVVTYGVPMENDGCYGTEVDYQKVLDAFETFKY, translated from the coding sequence ATGTATAATCTTATAGGAAAAGTCCTGTTCTTTACCATCATTTTTTCGGTTTTTATTTCGTCGACCGCTCTTATGGTAAGCCGGGTCAGCCTAAACAGGCATGTATGGCTGGCAGGCTTTTTTGCGAATGTGCTTGACTTTTTCTATCTTCCACTCAGGCATCTTTTTGTTAAGTTTTCGGATTCCAGGATACTGGACAAATGGATGGCTTCTCTGAAAAACATGGCTCATAAATCAGCTTTTGCAAAAACCAGTAAACGGATTATTCTTGCTCCCCACTGCATGCGGGCTCTTGACTGCCCCGCCCATTCCACGAGGGAAGGTATCCAGTGCAAGTCCTGTGGAAAATGCGTGTTTACCCGGCTGAAAAAAGATTCGGAAACAAACGGATACAAGCTTTTTATCCTGACCGGGTCTTCTTTTGTCAAACGTATCCTGCAAATGGAAAAAGCTGACGGAGTGCTCCTTATAGCCTGTGATTACGAGCTCAATAAGGTTATGCGCGCTCTCAAGGGTAAAAAAGTCGTGACCTATGGGGTCCCGATGGAAAATGATGGCTGCTACGGAACAGAAGTGGATTATCAAAAGGTCCTGGATGCTTTTGAAACTTTCAAATACTGA
- a CDS encoding DUF116 domain-containing protein, protein MQIPYEFLGKVFIFLTLLALCGTLFALLIGAYSFNKRRILFPSFTLFTLYLFYSPSRWICRVFRIRETLVDDILIDVRNAMMLDDFVHTKEGRVVLLPQCMRHPNCKARCDPVHGYECKRCGLCDIAKIYEAGDRYNFKVFVIPGGSFVKKIFKEYRPKACMGVACYNELAEDMQEVSFVPVQGVLLLRDGCFNTEADVEEIIRKMEMCDV, encoded by the coding sequence ATGCAAATCCCTTACGAATTCCTGGGTAAAGTGTTCATATTCCTGACACTCCTGGCTTTATGCGGGACACTGTTTGCGCTTCTTATAGGGGCTTACTCTTTTAATAAACGCAGGATACTTTTTCCGAGTTTTACACTCTTCACGCTCTATCTTTTCTATTCTCCCTCCAGGTGGATATGCAGGGTCTTTCGAATCCGGGAAACCCTTGTTGATGATATCCTTATCGATGTCCGGAATGCGATGATGCTGGATGATTTCGTACATACGAAGGAGGGGAGGGTTGTCCTGCTGCCGCAGTGTATGCGCCACCCGAATTGTAAGGCAAGGTGTGACCCCGTTCACGGGTATGAATGCAAGCGCTGCGGGCTTTGCGATATTGCAAAGATTTACGAAGCCGGCGACAGGTATAATTTTAAGGTATTCGTAATCCCAGGGGGCAGTTTTGTCAAAAAGATCTTCAAGGAATACAGGCCTAAGGCCTGCATGGGCGTTGCATGCTACAATGAGCTTGCAGAAGATATGCAGGAAGTTTCTTTTGTTCCTGTGCAGGGGGTTCTTCTCCTTCGGGACGGTTGCTTCAACACCGAAGCTGACGTTGAAGAAATTATCAGAAAAATGGAGATGTGCGATGTATAA
- a CDS encoding (Fe-S)-binding protein: protein MAKKQPSIDTKNLTAVQLMELDSCTRCGECVKWCPTYAASGQKPGLAPRDKILRWREFMNKSYGVKAKLFGPTEIPDAELEEFKDDVHGCTTCGICGTVCESGIATVELWEAMRANLVKKGIGPYGKQSMFPKLVNQYNNPYLAAPEDRLKWIPDDVKIAEKANILYFGGCTAELRQTKLAVATARVLNKLGIEFTMLGEEEWCCGSAMIRTGQPHIEDIARRVAEHNVEAIKATGATKVLYACAGCFRSSKIDWPRQLGEELPFEVIHITEFLMDLIKKGEIKWEKSLDKSITYHDPCHLGRHVGVYDAPRFVLEHIPGVKFVEMDRVKEFQRCCGAGGGVKAGIPDLALGVAETRVEDALATHADILSSACPFCKRNLQDGTNSLNEKNTPGADKLEVEDIIVLVAEALGLEVIGD, encoded by the coding sequence ATGGCAAAAAAACAACCCTCAATAGACACTAAAAACCTTACCGCAGTTCAGCTTATGGAGCTTGACTCCTGCACACGCTGCGGAGAATGTGTCAAATGGTGTCCCACTTACGCCGCTTCCGGCCAGAAACCGGGACTTGCCCCCAGAGACAAGATCCTGCGCTGGAGGGAGTTTATGAACAAGTCCTACGGGGTCAAGGCAAAGCTCTTTGGCCCGACGGAGATCCCCGACGCTGAACTCGAAGAGTTCAAAGATGACGTCCACGGTTGTACCACCTGTGGTATCTGTGGGACTGTCTGTGAGTCCGGAATCGCTACCGTAGAGCTCTGGGAAGCCATGCGGGCAAACCTTGTGAAGAAGGGAATCGGTCCTTACGGGAAACAGAGTATGTTCCCAAAACTGGTCAACCAGTACAACAACCCCTACCTGGCAGCTCCCGAAGACCGCCTCAAATGGATTCCTGACGATGTCAAGATCGCAGAGAAAGCTAACATTCTCTATTTCGGTGGCTGTACCGCCGAACTCAGGCAGACCAAACTGGCTGTTGCGACCGCCAGGGTGCTTAACAAGCTGGGCATTGAATTCACCATGCTCGGGGAAGAAGAATGGTGCTGCGGCTCAGCCATGATAAGGACTGGGCAGCCTCATATTGAAGACATTGCACGCAGGGTTGCCGAGCACAACGTGGAGGCCATCAAAGCTACGGGTGCAACAAAGGTCCTTTATGCCTGTGCAGGTTGTTTCCGTTCTTCCAAGATTGACTGGCCGAGGCAGCTCGGAGAAGAACTGCCCTTCGAAGTTATCCACATCACCGAGTTCCTCATGGACCTCATTAAGAAAGGCGAGATCAAATGGGAAAAATCCCTTGATAAGTCCATCACCTATCACGACCCCTGTCACCTGGGCCGCCACGTAGGCGTATACGACGCCCCAAGGTTTGTGCTTGAACACATTCCCGGTGTCAAGTTCGTTGAAATGGACAGGGTTAAGGAATTCCAGCGTTGCTGTGGAGCTGGCGGTGGTGTGAAAGCAGGTATCCCTGACCTGGCTCTGGGAGTTGCTGAAACTCGTGTCGAAGATGCACTTGCAACTCACGCAGATATCCTCTCAAGCGCCTGCCCGTTCTGTAAGAGAAACCTTCAGGACGGAACGAATTCCCTCAATGAAAAGAACACACCGGGCGCAGACAAGCTGGAAGTCGAGGACATTATTGTCCTTGTCGCAGAAGCTCTCGGGCTCGAAGTTATAGGGGATTAA
- a CDS encoding respiratory nitrate reductase subunit gamma: MAYFSGLSDALRITFVQMMIVSFIAMVIFVYGMIINLQKWGAGVTGYALEPEAGSKGSAIRFLKTWWKQVTEVSPHGHGKPILEILVLDILFQRRILKRSPVRWFMHFTIFVGWMTLFALSGMMFAVEMTERFIELPFTAEMFREFLQLPNDIFGYILLVGVLIAIARRLFIKEVREASIMYDWVLIGVVFIVTVSGFVADGIRTGDIVWNIGMSGETAMAYAPPAALFHSVISLLFCIAFIPYSKYIHIIATPLAILANKGGE; this comes from the coding sequence ATGGCATATTTTTCTGGACTTTCGGATGCTCTCAGGATCACGTTTGTCCAGATGATGATAGTCAGTTTTATCGCCATGGTGATTTTCGTATACGGCATGATCATTAACTTACAGAAATGGGGTGCCGGCGTCACAGGCTATGCTCTTGAACCCGAAGCCGGGAGCAAGGGAAGCGCAATCCGGTTCTTAAAGACCTGGTGGAAACAGGTAACGGAAGTATCTCCTCACGGGCATGGAAAGCCCATCCTTGAGATCCTTGTCCTTGATATCCTCTTTCAGAGACGAATTCTCAAAAGGAGCCCTGTCCGCTGGTTTATGCACTTTACGATTTTCGTTGGTTGGATGACCCTTTTCGCCCTGTCGGGCATGATGTTTGCAGTGGAAATGACAGAAAGGTTCATTGAGCTTCCTTTCACCGCCGAAATGTTCAGGGAATTCCTGCAGCTTCCGAACGACATTTTCGGGTACATCCTGCTCGTTGGTGTGCTCATCGCCATTGCCAGGAGACTCTTTATCAAGGAAGTCAGAGAAGCTTCCATCATGTATGACTGGGTCCTTATAGGAGTTGTCTTCATTGTCACCGTTTCCGGTTTCGTCGCTGACGGGATCAGGACTGGAGACATCGTCTGGAATATTGGCATGTCCGGGGAGACCGCAATGGCCTATGCACCCCCTGCAGCACTCTTCCACTCCGTGATTTCCCTGCTTTTCTGTATCGCTTTTATCCCCTATTCAAAATACATCCATATAATAGCCACTCCACTTGCGATTCTAGCAAACAAGGGAGGAGAATAA